The Tursiops truncatus isolate mTurTru1 chromosome X, mTurTru1.mat.Y, whole genome shotgun sequence DNA segment tgggggcAATGGGTGATGTTAGTTAAAAGTTAAAGGTTTCcaggtataagataaataagctctggggatgtcatgtacagtatggtgactatagttaacaaaacCATAGTGTATATCTAAAAGTTATtaagagagtacatcttaaaagttctcatcacaagaaataaattgtaactatgtgagattattgatgttaactaaccttatcgtggtaatcatttcacaacatatacatacatcaaatcattatattgCCCACCTTggactaatacaatgttatatgtcagttatatcttaataaaactggaaaaaataaaaaaaaaattaagaagggaACAAAAGTGACTATTTTTATAGTCCAAAAGTGGGGATTTCCCTTCCAAGCTTGAGATCCAAACTATGAGGAATTGACTTGAATgtgtagaattattttaaaaagacaaataaacaaaGTCTAAAGTTAAATTGGGAAGAACACCTCACAAGCAATCACAACAGACTTCTCCGTAAAGTCTATGAGCTTTATAATTCATAGACTTTGTGATATCTACCTTGAATGCTCAGAAAAACTTTTGGCTTTACTTCCTGATTTCTGGTTGTATCCAAGGCTAGTTACCTAGACAGTTGACCTTCACAGGAATGATGTATCGACATAGTTAATCTTCTCTCTATATATTGTCTTGTTGCATATGCTGTTTTGGATTTTAAGTTTCTAGATGACTGGAGTTAAGTCTGACTCACTTTTAATACTACCCAGGACGTCGTACGttaataaatactcaataaaatcTTCATGCTTATCATCTTTAGAATTTGTTACtaggaattctctggcggtccactggttaggacttggcactttcactgctgtggcccagtttcaatccctggtcagggaactaagatctcacaaggtgctcagtacagccaaaaaattttaaaaagtaatttgaaaagtaatttaaaaaatttgttactAAACCATAAACTGAATGTTTTCTCTACTTTGACAGGAATTGGCTGCCTGTGAAAACATGCTAGATGCAATGAAGTTAACAGCAAAGGGTAAGATGTTTTATGGTATTTtcagagctagaaaaagaagcaTGGCATAATGTATGCACAAAGCACTACTTGTACCTAAATATGTGGACACTGTTGTCCTTGGTACACAAAGAAGTTGTCATTAATAGTATTTAGATATACAGGGCAAAAGTTTGTATAAAAAGCTATTGTTTAATAGCTTTGTCAGTGcaccactattttatattttcctcatttttaaagtatgaaattGATAGTTAAGAGCTTTTACATCTTTACAGTGTCAATAAATTTCAACTAattttggaaatgtaaaatgagaaGTGTAGTTGGTCAAAGACAATATAATTTAATGCCCAATGTTAGTAGTAGCTTGATAGGATGAAATGGATAAAAGCAAAATGACTTAAAACTATTTTCAAGATATTTACTACATTTTGAGAGCCAGCAATATTAATAGCCAATGCTAGTGTTTTATGATGAATTGCAACATTTTAGGCAGGAAATGTGAACACTGAGAGAAGAGATGATTAAAGTGTACAGACAGTCCCTGACTTACTTACGGTATGACGTTGaacaatttttcaactttataaagcaatatgcattcagtagaaactgtacctcaaattttgaattttgtctttttcctgggcTAGCTATATGCAATAGGATACTCTCTTatgatgctgggcagcagcagtgagccacagctcctAGTCAGCCATGTGATCATGAGGGTAAATaactgatacacttacaaccattctgtacccatacaaccattctaTTTTCActtagtattcaataaattacatgagatatttgacactttattataaaataggatttgtgttagatgattttgcccaactctAGGCTAATGCAAGTGCTCTGAGCAGGTTTAAGGTAGGtcaggctaagctatgatgtttgataggttaggtgtattaaatgcattttcgacttttatgacattttcaccttatgatgggtttatcaggatgtaaccctATTGTAGGTCAAGAAAAGTCTGTATAAAATTATACACTTGGAATTCTAAATGAATTTGAGGATCAGCTTTACCACTCCTGTAAAAAAGGAtgttagaattttgatagggacgacattgaatctttagatcactttgggtactattgacatcttaacaatgttaagtcttATCTATGAACACGGgatatcttttaatttatttaggtctttaacttctttcagcagtgttttatagtttttagtatgCAAGTATTTCACCTCCTTGCATAGATTcgttcctaggtatttaattattttagaggcgattgtaaatggaattgctttttaaatttactttttggtttgttctttgctggtgtatagaaataaaactgatttttttggtTGATCTTGTAGCCTGCaactttaatgaattaatttattagtgtTAGTAGCTTTCTTTTGGATTCTTTGGGATTGTCAATCagtaggatcatgtcatctgcaaatagagataattttacctcttcctttctaatttggatggctcttatttctttttcttgtctaattgtctaacttccagtacaatgttgaatagcagtggtgagagtggccatccttgccttgttcctaatcttaggggGAATGCTTTCAGTCACTCACCATtaaagttaactttttaaaaaaataggtaccCATTATCATGTTAGGaatttccctctattcctagttttctaagGGCTTtcatcataaaagggtgttggattttgttaatTGCCTTTTCTACACCAGTTGAGATGgtcttgtgtttttttccccctttgattGATTTccttatgttgaaccatcctttcGTTCCTAGGATCAATCACACGGTCAtagtgaatgatccttttaatatgctgttgagtTCAATTTgctattttgttgagtatttttgcatctgtattgataagaaatatttatttgcctttttttctgcTAGATTTGAGCTTAGTTTactcctttttctagtttctaatGTGTAAGATTAGGTCACGACTTGAgatctttcttcctccctccctcccttccttccctttcttcccttctttctttctttctttctttctttctttctttttttctttctttctttccttcctttttctttcctttatttcttcctttcctttcctttccttccttcctttcctccctccctcccttctacttccttccttccttccttctttcctttctttctttctttccctccctccctcccttccttttttaatGTTGGAATTTACAACTATAAGTTCCCTTCTGAGCACTTATTTCACTGAATCCCATAAGttttttatattgctttcattctCATTTATCTCTGTTTTCTAATTCCTCTTGTTATTTCTACTTTGAGCCAAAGTTGTTTGAGtgcattgtttaatttccacatatttgtgaatttcctaGTTTCCTTCTATCAGTTTCTAGTTTCAATCCATTGTGACTGGAGAAGGTACTTTGTATGGTTTCAatctttcaaaatgtattaagaCTTGCTTTTTGGCCTAACATATGACATATCCTAGAGAAAGTTCAAGAAAAATTGTGTATTATGTTGTTGGGTGGGATGCACAGTATATTTCTGTTAGGTCCAATTGATCTATAGTTTTGTTCAAATAATCTATTAACATATTTATCATTGGTCTGTTTTTTAAGTACATTATTGAAATTGATGTAATGAAGTTTTCGAATATTATTTTAGAGCTCTTTCTGTCTTCAATTCTGtcaatatttgcttcatatattttggagctctgatgtttggtgcatatatgtttataaatgttatatcttcttggtaaACTGAACCTTCTATCACTATATAATATCCTTCTCTTCAGTAAGAGTTttttacttaaagtctattttgtcttatattagTACAGccatcccagctttcttttgattactattttcatgaaatgtctttttccatcattTCACTATCAaccttcttgtgtttttttttttaatctaaagtaAGTGTCTTacagacagcatatagttggatcatttTTAGAAGTTCATTCTGCTAATCTCtcttttgattagagcatttaatccatttacatttaaagtaattactgataaggaggGACTTCTGacattttcctatttgttttctatatagttTTTTGTCCTTCACTTCCAACATTTCTACCTTCGTTTGTATTTAGTTGATTTTTGTAGTAAAATGTtttgattcccttctcatttccttatgtatatattctatagacattttctttgttgttattgtggggattacatttaacatcttaaagttataacaataaaatttgaatttatactaGCTTGATTTCAATAGCATACAAAAACTCTTCTCCTGTACATGTCAATTCCCCTTTTATGTTATTGATGTCAcagattacatctttatacattgtgtgcccAAGAACACACACTAATGACTAATTTTATGCACTTGTCttttaaatcatgtagaaaataaaaagaactacaaacaaatttaaaataacactaGTTCTTTATAATtgcccatgtatttacctttaacTAGGCACCACTacctttatctttatttcttcatatggctttgagttactacctattttccttccatttcaacCTGAAGGACTCCTTTTAGCATTTTATGCAGGGCAGGTCTAGAGATAACAAACTTCCTCAGGTTCTTTGTTTAGGGGGGGATGAGTCTGGGGatatcttaatttctcctttttttttttttttctttttgcagtatgtgggcctctcactattgtggcctctcctgttgtggaacacaggcttcggacgcgcaggctcagtggccatggctcatgggcccagctgctctgtggcatgtggtatcctcccggaccggggcatgaacccatgtcccctgcatcaacaggaggactctcaaccactgcgccaccagggaagccccctctccttcatttttgaaggacagttttggtggatatagaattcttggttgacaagTTTCTGcacttctcccctccttccctgtccccagtACTTTGAGTATATCaatccactgccttctggcttccaaggtttctgatgagaaagcaGATGATAATCCCATTGAAGATCCATTGTATGTGACAAGTTACTTCtgccttgctgctttcaagattttctctttgtctttcaacagtttgattaCGTGTCTTGGTGTTGACTTTTTGGGGTTTATACCACTTGGAGTTTATTGAACTCGGATTTGTAGATTGATGTATTGCATCAAATCTGGGAAGTTTTCAGttgttattcaaatattttttcctttcactctCTTCTTCTGAGAGTCCCGTAATCTGTATCTTGGTCCATTTGATGGTGTTCCACAGATACCTTAggctctttgcttttcttcatcttttttgttCCTCAGACTTGATAATTTCAGTTGTCCTATCTTCAAGTTAactcattctttcttctgcttgcttagAAATTCTGATTTTGAACCCCTAGAGTGCACTTCtcatttattatacttttcagcTTCAGAGTTTTTTGAtggggattctttttttaataatttctatttattgatattcctattttgtttatacatctttttcttgtctttgtgCATGTCACCCTTTAGCTCTTTTAGCACCTTTAAgacagttgttttaaagtctttgtttagTAAGTCTGACATCTGGGGTTCCTCAGGTATGTTTTCTGTTAATTTACTTGGTTCCTTTGAATGGGCTATACTTTCCAGTTTCTTTGTATGCActgtgattttttgttgttgaaaactggacattttaatcTTATAATGTGTCAACTCTTGAAATCAAATTCTCTTGCTTCCCCAGGGTTGGctgtttttttattgttatagGGTGCCTGTGTCAGAGATCAATCTGAGTTAAATGTTTTAAGGTATTTTAAGGTCTTTTCTAAGTCTGTATCTTTCCCTGATCATGCATGGTGGCTTTCTAGCTTCTCCTGTATACATGGCTGTTTTTGAATGTCTAACAAAACTGGTGTGGCTCCTTTAAATCTCCTAGAAGCTGCTTTAGTTGGTGGAGGTTAGAAAAATAGCGGCCAACCTCTAAGTCCTCACCTCAGCATTGAGAGTAGCAATCCACTCCAGCAATTCAGGAGTCTCAGCAGTCCCTACAACTGCCTGCCGTGAGATGAGGTAGGACATGATGGAGTTGGGGGGTGTGTGCTTGGAAGCCACCACTGGGCTGATGGCTGAATTTTGCCAAAATTAACTGCAGTTTACCAGCCAAGCTGTCCTCTGGAAGTTGTAAGTATTCAAATAAACTCTACTGTTCCAAAATATTCACTTCAGGCAGTTTATGCCAGTACAGTTGTTGTATAGGTGAAGAAAGGAATTCTGGTGCTGCCAACTCCAccatcttccttttctctacTGTAAATTTTCTAACATATTTTATGTGAATTGATATTTCAGATGTACTCAGGGGTGGCTTTGGGGATCATCCCCTTTTCTACTGCTTGATTGCAGAAGTACACAATCATCAAAAACCATTAGGTAAAATAAACCTTCCTTTTTCAATTTAATCTAGAGTATATTTTCTCTATCCTGAAAACAAAGTACAGTTTGATAGCATATAATTACTATTAAGCAGAGGAGAAGAGCAAAAGTACATAAACTGAGTcttgtttttaagagaaaatgtatGGTATGTACTTATGTttgtaaatgcatagaaaaaagatTTTAGGAAGAATATACTCCACACTGTTAAAAGATGGGTTATCTCTTAAAGGTTGTATTATAAAGGACTTAAACCTTCTACCTTATACATTTCTGTATTGCTTGAAATTTTGTCCAGCAAGCTTTTATTACTTTAATAGTTATTTTGGAGGAAAGAACATTACAAGATTCAAAGTATTAACCTCTTTAtaccctctctttcctcttcctaggCAACGTGACTGTTGGATTTGCCATGTACTACTTTACATATGACCCCTGGAttggcaagttactttacctaGAGGACTTTTATGTCATACAAGCTTACCGAGGTCAAGTAACACTTATAGTATTACTTATACtttaaaaaggtatattttaatttaaggaGAGTTAGTATAAATGTGTTTAAGTTAGTTTATGTAACTTATTTCTATTTCATGAGCCTGATCACTATCCTAGTTATCCTTGCTTATGGTGAAGACTCAATCACAGATTAGAAAAAGATTTATTAGTTCCCATCAAGGCTTGAATAAGCCAAGTTATGAAAGCTATACTTTCATGTTTAAAACGTGCTTTTACATTTTGTGTTGGTTTGtctaaaatgaataagaaatatattCTGTGATAAGATGATAGTGATAGGGACACATTTCCTCTTCACTGATCTTTAAAGTAAATCCAAAATCTTTTCCATTACCTTTGGAACCACATGCCAATTAGGAAAAAGAGATATGAAAAACATTCATGAGTTGAATTTCAACACAAGCTATTACTAGTATGTAACAACCAGATACAGGGTTTAAAGTAAagcaaataactttttaaatggagtttttcaacttcttatgtttttttcattttgcattatcTATTTAAAAGGTCTAGGTATTGGAGCTGAAATGCTGAAGAGGCTAGGTCAGGTACATATTACAGTTAGTATTCTTATTCTATATGCTATCCTTTTCTTCATCAAATGTTATTACTTAACATGGCATAAATTAGATAATTTATCTTAACATCTGAACATAATctcaaaatatgtttaattttttaattctaattacaCTGGATCTTCAAATCAGATATTCATACAGGTCATAATTGAGTTATGTTTAATTAAGAGTTGTGTTCTATATAACACACAACCACATTATATACCTCTGTGCTACAAAGCAGAAGTAAGCAAAAGGGAGATTAGAAGGCAATTTTACCCATAAAATAGGTCTACAGTATGAATATGAGAACAGTATAAaaagattcttttatattttggaaatacacATGAGAATTTTAGGTAAACTTTTTctatagaataaagaaaaaaatagtgaagtAGATTTATATAAAACCAATGAGTAGACTTTGCAAATGTGTTTTGGACTTctaaagaaagtattttaaaacttgatgggaatttttttctttttacagatttAGAGAAGTCCAAGAGATaactattgtattattttttgggagtattttacacacacacagtgccttGCATACAgacctttaataaaataaatgtactaaTGAAGATTATACTTTCAAGTAACAGTAATatccatttgtttttaaacagataGCCATCAGAAGCCAGTGTAACTGCATGAAGTTTCTGGTTGTCACTTGGAACCAGGCTTCTACTGACTACTATACTTGTCGAGGGGCTTTAGACCTTTCCTCCGAGGAGGGCAGGCATCTGTTCAGGTTTAACAGAGAAGAACTAATGGACATGGCAGGGGAAGAGTTAAAGATGACTCATCACAAATTGTCCCAATACAGGCTCCAATATTTAAATGTCACCTGAGTCCAACAGCAGTTTGATTTTGAGTGTTGTACAATACAACAAGTGAACAAACTCGTTTCAGCAGATCTTTTACTCTGAAAGAGATTTTACCAGTCAACTTTCCATTATCCAAACTAATATACTAATGGCTAGTAGCAGAGCTGATGATCCAAAATAGCAGATAATTCAAAAATAACTTACACTTGCCTTTAGGATATTTTTTATCCTCCATATCTTATTATATTTCAAATGCTTATATTTTTACACACTAACAGACCTGAAATCAGGGTAAGTATTATCATTAACTGGcagcactttttattttttaccatctttattggagtataactgctttacaatggtgtgttagtttctgctttataacaaagtgaatcagttatacatatacatatgttcccatatctcttccctcttgcatctccctccctcccaccctccctatcccatccctctaggtggtcacaaagcaccgagctgatctccctgtgctatggggctgcttcccactagctacctattttatgtttggtagtgtatatatgtccatgccactctctcactttgtcacagcttacccttccccctccccacatcctcaagtccattctctagtaagtctgtgtctttattcccatcttgcccctaggttcttcatgacttttctttttcttagattccatatatatgtgttagcatatggtatttgtttttctctccctgccttacttcactctgtatgacagactctaggtccatccacctcactacaaaaaactcagtttcgtttcgttttatggctgagtaatattccgttgtatatatgtgccacatcttctttatccattcatctgttgatggacacttaggttgcttccatgtcctggctattgtaaatagagctgcaatgaacaatttggtacatgactttttgaattatggttttctcagggtatatgcccagtagtgggattgctgggtcatatggtagttccagttttagtttcttaaggaacgttcatactgttctccatagtggctgtatcaatttacattcctaccaacagtgcaagagggttcccttttctccacaccctctccagcatttgtttccagattttttgatgatggccattctgaccggtgtgagatgatatctcattgtagttttgattagcatttctctaatgattaatgatgttgagcattctctcatgtgtttattggcaatctgtatatcttctttggagaaatgtctatttaggtcttctgcccatttttggattgggttgtttcattttttgatattgagctgcatgagttgcttgtatgttttggagattaatcctttgtcagttgcttcatttgcaaatattttctcccattttgacagttgtcttttggtcttgtttatggtttcctttgctgtgcaaaagctttgaagtttcattaggtcccatttgtttatttttgtttttatttccatttctctaggaggtgtgtcaaaaagggcttccctgatggcgcagtggttgagagtctgcctgccaatgcaggggacacaggttcgtgccctggtccgggaagatcccacatgccacggagcggctaagcccgtgagccatggcccctgagcctgcgtgtccggagcctgtgctctgcaacgggagaggccacaacagtgagaggcccgcgaaccgcaaaaaaaaaaaaaacaaaaaaaggatcttgctgtgatttatgtcacagagtgttctgcctatgttttcctctaagagtttgatagtgtctagccttacatttagatctttaatccattttgggtttattgttttgtatggtgtcagagagtgttctaatttcatacttttacatgtacctgtccagttttcccagcaccacttattgaagaggctgtcttttctccaatgtatattcttgcctcctttatcaaagataaggtgacctggCAGCACTTTTTTCTTGGATTTGATGAAATATCGGTGCATTTGTTTATAAACAGATCTGaggtaaaaaaaatttatttaaaatgctgaagCTTAATTTTGAAAAGCTTACCTATAAAAAACTAGCAAGTGAACTGCTTCCCCACCTTGAGCAGATCAAGGACCACTGCCTCCTTAACTTCATCTCAGAACTACGTTCCATCTCTGAGCATCCATAGTTCTTTTGTAGTACCTATCTTAGGGAAGATACTACATAGAACACTGTATTTGTGTATGTTTCTATCCTTTCTAGTAGAATGTAAGCCTTTTGATAGGGtgcaaaataattataattctgTGTTACAACCAGCATGGTAGAACATGTGAGTTTCTACTACATACCAGGTATTCATGGGCATAAAAGCTACACAAATATATGATTCAGTCATACCCACAAGGAGCCTTGTAAGTGAAAAAATACTAACCtagttttagttttataataaaatgtatgtgCTATCACAGCTATAAATACCAAATGTAAGGGAATGTACAGGAGAGCGCATCTATATCCTACCTTGGAAAACTGAGAAAGGATAggtttgaaggatgagtaggaagtTGGAATGAAGCAGGATGAGACAGAAAAAATCCTAAGAGGAAACACCAACATaggcagagaaaaagagacataAAATAGCAAAGCATGTTCAAGAGGCAAGTGGTAAGTTATAGATAAAATATAACATACATTGGCAGTACGGTgggtgaggagaaggaaggaaggattaaAGTTTAGTTGGGATCATATATTAAGGGCTTTGTATGTCATACTAAGGGGTCTTGATTTGATTCTGTAGGCAATGATTAGCCACTGAGGACTTCAGGAACACAACTACCCAAAACAGTTGTTAGAAACATAACTATGTCATAATAATATGACAGATGGGTTAGAAGAACAAGGTGGCAGACACTGTGTGTTAGCTTAAACTCAACACCCATTCCAAATCCCTTACCCCTTGCCTTTCTCTCCATAGACAAAAATGTGACTTGCCAATCTTCCTTGAGCTAAATGTGGCTTACATGAC contains these protein-coding regions:
- the SATL1 gene encoding spermidine/spermine N(1)-acetyltransferase-like protein 1, with amino-acid sequence MNQSSLPDMNQPGTILRGMNQLDMNQPSISQPDINQLGQPGMRQLGLCQISMRQPGTCIMSEPGIRQTCPSQSIMNQPGMRKPCPSQSSTSQPGPSQSGTRQRAMSQTDVLRGGFGDHPLFYCLIAEVHNHQKPLGNVTVGFAMYYFTYDPWIGKLLYLEDFYVIQAYRGLGIGAEMLKRLGQIAIRSQCNCMKFLVVTWNQASTDYYTCRGALDLSSEEGRHLFRFNREELMDMAGEELKMTHHKLSQYRLQYLNVT